Proteins from one Ranitomeya variabilis isolate aRanVar5 chromosome 1, aRanVar5.hap1, whole genome shotgun sequence genomic window:
- the LOC143782746 gene encoding acetylgalactosaminyl-O-glycosyl-glycoprotein beta-1,3-N-acetylglucosaminyltransferase-like: protein MMPSLSKKIRKKQCCQLLFGLTVGVLLLHFLFVSNNPKVPNERDPEDVPIPYQYPAPTELQTVICTENISAYIMPTFNSETQNFKDFLVYRHCRAFPLLLDSPMKCGGPDNEDVFLLLAIKTAPGNFERREAIRRTWGEEKTYNGAKVKRIFLSGVPRDKEQTKRMLQLLSTESEIFEDIVQWNFEDSFYNLTLKQILFHHWLEQKCPSAQFIFNGDDDVFVHTLNVVTYLQSTKITGMKSHLFVGALNEGMPLIFEKHSKYYVSKEIFPADSYDPYCGGGGILMSSFTAFSIHKESLYIPLIPIDDAYLGMCLKKAGLTPENHGGIRTFGITVPNNIDSFDPCFYQHILMVHRFMPYEMLIMWKSLQITKHSCLSHSKTVINVTKFN, encoded by the coding sequence ATGCCAAGCCTTTCCAAAAAAATCAGGAAAAAACAATGTTGCCAACTACTTTTTGGATTAACAGTTGGTGTCCTTCTACTGCACTTCCTTTTCGTATCAAACAACCCTAAAGTTCCTAATGAAAGAGATCCAGAAGATGTGCCTATTCCTTACCAGTATCCAGCCCCTACAGAATTACAAACGGTCATATGTACAGAAAACATTTCTGCTTACATCATGCCAACTTTTAATAGCGAAACACAAAATTTTAAAGATTTTCTGGTTTATCGTCATTGTAGAGCCTTTCCATTGCTGCTGGACTCTCCCATGAAGTGTGGTGGACCTGATAATGAAGATGTTTTTCTTTTGCTAGCCATTAAAACTGCCCCTGGAAATTTTGAGCGTCGTGAGGCTATCAGGAGAACTTGGGGAGAAGAAAAGACTTATAATGGGGCAAAAGTGAAAAGAATCTTTCTTAGTGGTGTCCCAAGGGATAAAGAGCAAACAAAACGGATGTTGCAGTTGCTGTCCACAGAGAGTGAAATATTTGAAGATATTGTGCAGTGGAATTTTGAAGATTCTTTCTATAATTTAACCTTAAAGCAAATCCTTTTCCACCATTGGCTTGAACAAAAGTGTCCAAGTGCTCAGTTTATATTTAATGGAGATGATGATGTGTTTGTCCATACATTAAATGTTGTAACgtatctgcaaagtacaaaaataacAGGCATGAAGAGCCATCTCTTTGTTGGGGCACTGAATGAAGGGATGCCCCTAATCTTTGAGAAGCACAGCAAATATTATGTCTCAAAAGAAATTTTTCCTGCTGACTCATATGACCCCTACTGTGGTGGTGGAGGAATTCTTATGTCCAGCTTCACAGCCTTCTCTATACATAAGGAATCTCTGTACATCCCATTAATTCCAATTGATGATGCTTATCTTGGAATGTGCCTGAAGAAAGCAGGGCTAACACCAGAAAATCATGGAGGAATACGCACCTTTGGGATCACAGTACCAAATAATATTGATTCTTTTGATCCCTGTTTTTATCAGCATATACTCATGGTCCATCGATTTATGCCTTATGAAATGTTAATTATGTGGAAATCATTACAGATCACAAAACATTCGTGTTTAAGTCATTCAAAGACAGTGATAAACGTGACTAAGTTTAACTGA